The Frondihabitans australicus genome includes a region encoding these proteins:
- a CDS encoding chloride channel protein, protein MSTLALHRDHRFRWAWRLSVVTALVGVAGGLAGISVYVALHTIQWVAFGFPWHTGLEAADVTQPWGRFLALVAAGVLVAPAWWALRRYGTKIVGVQKAVDGTRMPSLVTVGNAGIQILAVGLGASIGKEVAPREIGAWLAQLVTARAGLTARETRILVACGAAAGLAAVYDVPLGGALFAVEVLLGEISFATALPAFATSAIAAFVARLVVPVETLYDVPHMHMSPSLLVWSIIVGPILGLAGVRFTALTNRVQQFAPKGALLLWVLPVVFALVGLVAVAFPEVMGNGRALGLVAMNERLSDPAVFGLVPVVLMLVLAVAKTVTTTATIGSGAVGGTLTPSIAIGSAAGAFLGGLWMLAWPGSELAAFAFVGAAAFLATTMRAPFTALVLVVEFTNQGTQILIPALLAVSGAVAVGYVLGRKGLAGVE, encoded by the coding sequence ATGAGCACCCTCGCCCTGCACAGAGACCACCGTTTCCGGTGGGCGTGGCGGCTGTCGGTCGTCACGGCTCTGGTCGGTGTCGCGGGTGGTCTGGCGGGCATCTCGGTGTATGTGGCGCTGCACACGATCCAGTGGGTCGCGTTCGGGTTCCCGTGGCACACGGGGCTCGAGGCGGCCGACGTGACGCAGCCGTGGGGGCGGTTCCTCGCCCTCGTCGCCGCGGGCGTGTTGGTGGCGCCGGCATGGTGGGCGCTGCGCCGGTACGGGACGAAGATCGTCGGCGTGCAGAAGGCGGTGGACGGCACCAGGATGCCGTCGCTGGTGACCGTCGGGAACGCGGGCATTCAGATCCTGGCGGTGGGTCTCGGCGCGTCGATCGGCAAGGAGGTCGCGCCGCGCGAGATCGGGGCGTGGCTGGCGCAGCTCGTCACGGCGCGGGCGGGCCTGACGGCGAGGGAGACCCGGATCCTGGTGGCCTGCGGTGCCGCCGCGGGCCTAGCCGCCGTCTACGACGTTCCCCTGGGTGGTGCGCTGTTCGCGGTCGAGGTGCTGCTGGGCGAGATCTCGTTCGCGACGGCGCTGCCGGCGTTCGCGACGAGTGCGATCGCCGCGTTCGTCGCCCGCCTCGTGGTACCGGTCGAGACGCTGTACGACGTGCCGCACATGCACATGTCGCCGTCGCTGCTGGTGTGGTCGATCATCGTCGGCCCAATCCTGGGGCTTGCTGGGGTGCGGTTCACCGCGTTGACGAACCGGGTGCAGCAGTTCGCGCCGAAGGGCGCCCTCCTGCTGTGGGTGCTCCCGGTCGTCTTCGCGCTCGTCGGCCTCGTCGCGGTCGCGTTCCCCGAGGTCATGGGGAACGGGCGGGCGCTGGGGCTGGTGGCGATGAACGAGCGGCTCTCGGATCCTGCCGTCTTCGGCCTGGTGCCGGTGGTGCTGATGCTGGTGCTCGCGGTGGCGAAGACGGTGACGACGACCGCGACGATCGGGTCGGGTGCGGTCGGCGGCACGCTGACGCCGTCGATCGCGATCGGGTCGGCCGCGGGCGCGTTCCTCGGCGGGCTGTGGATGCTGGCGTGGCCGGGGTCCGAGCTGGCGGCGTTCGCGTTCGTCGGCGCCGCGGCGTTCCTCGCGACGACGATGCGCGCCCCGTTCACGGCGCTGGTGCTGGTCGTGGAGTTCACCAACCAGGGCACGCAGATCCTGATCCCCGCCCTCCTGGCCGTCTCGGGGGCGGTCGCCGTCGGCTACGTCCTCGGCCGGAAGGGGCTCGCCGGCGTCGAATAG